CAGCACGCCCGCGGTCTTCTTCGCCGCCAGTTTTCCCATTACCGAAATGTCATCCAGCAAGGTGGCGATATCATCGAGAAGGGTTAATAGACTACTTCCTGCCAAAATGTCTTCCTTTTTAATTAAGCTGCGCAAACCGCCCAGCGAGTGTTGAACGCGTAACAGTATGCGGTAAAAGATAGCAGGCGAAAATAACCTTGGTGAATGAGCGAACATAATGTCAACAAATATTTAACACCAGAGGTGTGATTAACCCCTCGCCATAGAAATACTTTTATCGTTAACTATAAGCCCCTTATCCTTTCCCGTGGTGGGTTATGCGTTTCAGGCAGGTTTTACCGCTGATTGGCGCGCTTTTTGCGCTCTACATTATCTGGGGTTCCACATATTTTGTTATCCGCATCGGCGTTGAGAGCTGGCCGCCGTTTATGCTGGCCGGGACGCGCTTTTTCTGCGCCGGCACGCTGTTAACCGTAGTGCTGCTGCTGACCGGCCACAAGCTGCCGCCGCTGCGCCCAATGCTTAACGCGGCGTTGATTGGCGTGCTGCTGCTGGCGGTCGGCAATGGTTTTGTGACCGTTGCTGAACACCAGAATGTCCCGTCCGGCATCGCGGCGGTGGTGGTGGCGACGGTGCCGCTCTTCACCCTCTGCTTTAGCCGCTTTTTTGGTATTGCCACGCGCAAGCTGGAGTGGCTGGGCATCGCCATTGGCCTGGTTGGCATCGTGCTGCTTAACAGCGGCGGCAACTTGAGCGGCAATCCGTGGGGTGCCGGGCTGATTTTGATTGGCTCGCTCAGTTGGGCGTTTGGCTCCGTCTACGGATCGCGTATTGAACTGCCGGTCGGCATGATGGCTGGTGCAATTGAGATGCTGGCCGCCGGGATCGTACTGCTCGCGGCCTCCGCGCTCAGCGGCGAGCGTCTGACCGCCGTGCCGCCGATTGAGGGCTTCTTCGCCGTCGGCTATCTGGCGCTGTTCGGCTCAATTATCGCCATCAATGCCTACATGTACCTGATCCGTAACGTCACGCCCGCCGTTGCCACCAGTTATGCCTACGTCAACCCGGTGGTCGCGGTGCTGCTCGGCACCACCTTTGCGGGTGAACATCTCTCCACAATCGAGTGGCTGGCACTGGGGGTGATTATTTTTGCAGTGGTGCTGGTTACCCTTGGCAAGTATCTTTTGCCTGCGCCCCCGGTGGTTAAGCGCTGCGAGATTGAGAAATAACCCCCTTCTCATCGTCGCCATAAAAAAGGAAGTATTACCGGGCTAAAAGAGGGTAATACTTCCTGCCTTCACGACAACCATTCTGTAATCCTGTGAGCAGCCTACTTGTCAATAAATTGTATTATTAGCTCCACGCCGAACCGGCTTGCGCCTAATACATCACAACTCAGTGAAACGTATCCGTCAAAATCAATCTCTTCATGGTTATACAGAAGGTTTAGCCCAACCTTCATAATCAACAATCCATTAGTAAAGTTAGGCATACCATCTAAAAAATCATCTATTGAAATCTTGCCGCGGACATAATCCGCCACTTTAAGTAAAAGTTCTTTAAGGTCATTGCTCATCTCCACGCTCTCCGTTGCACCTTTGTCGCCGAACAGTGAGCGTGTATGTTGCCAAAATTCATGACTCCGACTTTGCTGGTTAGCCAGTAGAGCGAGTTCATCTGCAGATAAATCCTCGGGTAAAAAACTCTTCGCTTCCGACAGTAAAGCCTCTTTGCCCTGTAATTTAGGGCTATAAAATACCGGGTAAGCCGTCACCTTTTTATTCAGGAGCCAGGCCAGCGCCTTACCGGCGGGTAGCCTGCCAAATGCACCAAAGTGACTGTAAAATTTAATTTCACTGATGCGGGATAGATCAACGGCAAAATTTTCGCTTCTTGCTAAACCACGGATAGTATCTGCCA
This Kosakonia cowanii JCM 10956 = DSM 18146 DNA region includes the following protein-coding sequences:
- the yedA gene encoding drug/metabolite exporter YedA, which codes for MRFRQVLPLIGALFALYIIWGSTYFVIRIGVESWPPFMLAGTRFFCAGTLLTVVLLLTGHKLPPLRPMLNAALIGVLLLAVGNGFVTVAEHQNVPSGIAAVVVATVPLFTLCFSRFFGIATRKLEWLGIAIGLVGIVLLNSGGNLSGNPWGAGLILIGSLSWAFGSVYGSRIELPVGMMAGAIEMLAAGIVLLAASALSGERLTAVPPIEGFFAVGYLALFGSIIAINAYMYLIRNVTPAVATSYAYVNPVVAVLLGTTFAGEHLSTIEWLALGVIIFAVVLVTLGKYLLPAPPVVKRCEIEK